One Gloeobacter morelensis MG652769 DNA window includes the following coding sequences:
- a CDS encoding alpha/beta fold hydrolase, which produces MRTVMIIHGTADCAANWRPWAESLEKCGWRAVAVDLPGYGPQALPEADCSVGACAEHLIEAVERYRPTALLGHSLGANVAIELALRRIAPLARLLLVCPAVDIPPLTRHFYDWFVEAPLEALYRQRDWLNPWLASYPRLATANRTAPASIRRTWQSLKTWPTPDWRQLTLPTAIVGGLWDPIAPPLALEALRRRLPAAQLTLLPCRHLPMDDTPVAFGRWLVRSLQDE; this is translated from the coding sequence ATGCGCACGGTGATGATCATCCACGGGACGGCGGACTGTGCGGCCAACTGGCGGCCCTGGGCCGAATCGCTCGAAAAATGCGGCTGGCGGGCTGTCGCCGTCGATTTGCCGGGCTACGGCCCGCAGGCCCTCCCGGAGGCCGACTGTTCGGTGGGAGCCTGCGCCGAGCACCTGATCGAGGCCGTGGAGCGTTACCGGCCGACGGCTCTACTTGGCCATTCCCTGGGAGCCAATGTCGCCATCGAACTGGCGCTGCGCCGCATCGCACCGCTTGCGCGGTTGTTGCTTGTCTGCCCGGCGGTGGACATTCCGCCCCTCACCCGTCACTTCTACGATTGGTTCGTCGAAGCGCCCCTCGAAGCACTGTACCGGCAGCGCGACTGGCTCAATCCCTGGCTGGCGTCCTACCCGCGTCTGGCCACCGCCAACCGCACCGCCCCCGCGAGCATCCGCCGCACCTGGCAGTCGCTCAAAACCTGGCCGACACCCGACTGGCGGCAACTGACCCTGCCCACGGCGATCGTGGGTGGGCTGTGGGACCCGATCGCTCCCCCCCTCGCCCTCGAAGCGCTCCGGCGCCGATTGCCCGCTGCGCAGCTGACGTTGTTGCCCTGCCGCCACCTGCCGATGGATGACACTCCCGTCGCCTTCGGGCGCTGGCTGGTGCGCAGCTTGCAAGATGAATAA
- a CDS encoding TIGR03279 family radical SAM protein, with protein sequence MENARVKPAVVSAVRPGSIAAELGFEPGDRLVSINGTAPRDLIDYQFLCAEENLALTVVDREGHSHSLEVEKELDEDLGLEFATALFDNLIQCNNGCAFCFIDQQPDFMRDTLRLKDDDYRLSFLYGSYLTLTNLPPAEWERIARLRLSPLFVSVHATEPDLRARLLKNPRAGCILEQLAWFKTHRLQLHAQVVLCPGLNDGEHLERTLTDLARFHDPQSPTVLSAAVVPVGLTRFRPEGDELTAVTPEVARRIIRQVHRLQKDCRRRLGSRFAWLADEWYLLAEQKIPSRAHYEGYPQLGNGVGSLRRFLDEFGRLERRLPASITPARRYSWVVGTAVADCFAPVAERLNRIDGLKLTVHALSSAFWGEQVTVTGLLTGGDLLAGLAHKDLGDALILPGLMLKDGRVFLDDLSVEELAARLGVAVRVVAGGAGALVDALTRPPGASDFES encoded by the coding sequence ATGGAAAATGCCCGCGTCAAACCCGCCGTCGTCAGTGCCGTCAGGCCCGGATCGATCGCCGCAGAACTCGGCTTCGAGCCGGGGGATCGCCTGGTGAGCATCAACGGTACCGCTCCGCGCGACCTGATTGACTACCAGTTTTTGTGCGCCGAGGAGAATCTTGCCCTCACCGTCGTCGACCGCGAAGGGCACAGCCACAGCCTCGAAGTCGAAAAAGAGCTCGACGAAGATCTGGGTCTTGAATTTGCAACGGCACTGTTTGACAACCTCATCCAGTGCAACAACGGCTGCGCCTTTTGCTTTATCGACCAGCAGCCCGACTTCATGCGCGACACGCTGCGCCTCAAAGACGACGATTATCGGTTGAGTTTTTTGTACGGCTCGTACCTGACCCTCACCAATTTGCCCCCCGCCGAGTGGGAGCGCATCGCCCGGCTGCGGCTGTCGCCTTTGTTCGTCTCGGTGCACGCCACCGAGCCGGACCTGCGCGCGCGCCTGCTCAAAAACCCGCGCGCCGGATGCATCCTGGAGCAACTCGCCTGGTTCAAAACCCACAGGTTGCAACTGCATGCCCAGGTGGTACTCTGCCCGGGACTCAACGACGGGGAGCACCTGGAGCGCACCCTCACCGACCTGGCCCGCTTCCACGATCCCCAATCGCCGACGGTGCTCTCCGCCGCCGTGGTGCCGGTCGGGCTGACCCGCTTCCGGCCGGAGGGCGACGAACTCACCGCGGTCACCCCGGAGGTGGCCCGCCGGATTATCCGTCAGGTGCACCGATTGCAAAAAGACTGCCGTCGCCGCCTCGGCAGCCGCTTCGCGTGGCTCGCCGACGAGTGGTACTTGTTGGCCGAACAGAAAATCCCGAGCCGCGCCCACTACGAAGGCTATCCGCAACTGGGCAACGGCGTGGGGTCGCTCAGGCGCTTTCTAGACGAATTCGGCCGCCTCGAACGCCGCTTGCCTGCATCGATCACCCCTGCCCGCCGCTATAGCTGGGTGGTGGGTACGGCCGTAGCTGACTGTTTTGCACCCGTTGCAGAACGCCTCAACCGCATCGACGGCCTGAAACTGACGGTGCACGCCCTGTCGAGCGCCTTTTGGGGCGAGCAGGTCACCGTCACCGGCCTGCTGACCGGCGGCGATCTGCTCGCCGGCCTGGCGCACAAAGATCTGGGCGACGCGCTGATATTACCCGGCCTGATGCTCAAGGACGGCCGGGTGTTTCTTGATGATCTGAGCGTGGAGGAACTGGCCGCTCGCCTCGGTGTTGCGGTCCGGGTAGTGGCGGGCGGGGCCGGGGCGCTGGTCGATGCGCTTACTCGGCCGCCTGGTGCATCCGATTTTGAATCCTGA
- a CDS encoding carotenoid oxygenase family protein, with protein MEVKERTNPAWAGAIAQPGREFALAPLAVLEGSLPVGLRGSLYRNGPGRLERGGVRVGHWFDGDGAILAVHFGGGEAQGVYRYVQTVGLQAEERAGRYLYPNYGMSAPGALWERWGKPVKNAANTSVLALPDRLLALWEGGLPHALDLHTLQTRALDALGGLSPGGSYSAHPKRDPGTGEIYNFGVGIGPAAVLHLYRSDATGRVIQRGKIALEGIPLVHDFVLAGRYLVFCVPPVRINPLPVLLGLASFSEAMAWQPDKGTAIYVVDRETLQLVGRAEAAAWFQWHFANGHEAGGELVIALCRYADFATNRYLQEFARGRTQTASPSQLWQLRLDAATGRVRGFEPLLERPCEFPTVDPRSVGLQSRHIYLGLHRVGSQVGSDFFQVLARFDCDSGQAVETQLGDGRYPSEPLFAADADEPGRGWVLSVIYDAGLHRSELWIFDADALDALPVCRLALPEVIPHSFHGTWRSAP; from the coding sequence ATGGAAGTCAAAGAGCGCACCAACCCGGCTTGGGCGGGGGCAATCGCCCAACCCGGCCGCGAATTTGCCCTCGCACCGCTGGCGGTGCTCGAAGGGAGCTTGCCCGTAGGCTTGCGCGGCTCGCTCTACCGCAACGGGCCGGGGCGTCTGGAGCGCGGCGGTGTGCGGGTCGGCCACTGGTTCGACGGCGACGGCGCCATCCTGGCGGTGCACTTTGGCGGGGGCGAAGCGCAGGGCGTCTATCGCTACGTGCAGACTGTGGGCCTGCAGGCTGAGGAGCGCGCGGGCCGCTATCTGTACCCCAACTACGGCATGAGTGCCCCTGGAGCGCTCTGGGAGCGCTGGGGCAAACCGGTCAAAAACGCCGCCAACACCAGCGTCCTGGCCCTGCCGGATCGCCTGCTCGCTCTCTGGGAAGGGGGGCTTCCCCACGCCCTCGACCTGCACACACTCCAGACGCGCGCACTCGATGCGCTGGGCGGCCTCAGCCCGGGCGGCAGCTACTCCGCCCACCCCAAGCGCGACCCGGGCACGGGCGAAATCTACAACTTCGGCGTCGGCATCGGGCCTGCCGCCGTGCTGCACCTCTACCGCAGCGACGCCACCGGCCGGGTGATCCAGAGGGGCAAAATTGCCCTGGAGGGCATCCCGCTGGTGCACGATTTTGTGCTCGCGGGCCGCTATCTGGTCTTTTGCGTGCCGCCGGTGCGCATCAACCCGCTGCCGGTGCTGTTGGGTCTTGCCAGTTTCAGCGAGGCGATGGCCTGGCAACCCGACAAGGGCACCGCCATCTATGTCGTCGATCGCGAGACGCTCCAGTTGGTCGGCCGCGCCGAAGCGGCCGCCTGGTTCCAGTGGCACTTTGCCAACGGCCACGAGGCCGGGGGTGAACTGGTGATCGCATTGTGCCGGTACGCAGATTTTGCCACCAATCGCTATCTGCAAGAATTTGCCCGCGGCCGGACCCAGACCGCTTCGCCCTCGCAGTTGTGGCAGCTGCGCCTGGATGCGGCAACCGGCAGAGTGCGAGGATTTGAACCACTGCTGGAAAGGCCCTGCGAATTTCCGACCGTCGACCCGCGCAGTGTCGGCCTGCAAAGCCGGCACATTTATCTGGGCCTGCACCGTGTCGGTTCTCAGGTGGGCAGCGACTTCTTCCAGGTGCTTGCCAGATTCGATTGCGACAGCGGCCAGGCGGTGGAAACCCAGTTGGGCGACGGGCGCTATCCGTCTGAGCCGCTATTTGCAGCGGACGCCGACGAACCGGGGCGCGGCTGGGTATTGAGCGTCATCTACGACGCGGGTCTCCACCGCAGCGAACTGTGGATCTTCGATGCGGACGCCCTCGATGCGCTGCCGGTCTGTCGCCTCGCCCTGCCGGAGGTGATTCCCCACAGCTTCCACGGCACCTGGCGATCGGCACCTTGA
- a CDS encoding tetratricopeptide repeat protein — protein sequence MRLYLLLLVLSLLVGIGPGAFAQPAITAGEFIQRGIDRASRNDIRGMNENFEQALRLEPKAYQVYVQRGYARSMVKDYKGAVEDQTTALRLKPDSAEAYTNRGTSRYRLGDRKGARADWQKALEIFRQKGADEQAEQVAAVLRQYK from the coding sequence ATGCGTCTTTACTTGCTGCTACTTGTTTTGAGCTTGCTGGTTGGGATCGGCCCCGGTGCTTTTGCCCAACCCGCCATCACAGCCGGCGAATTTATCCAGCGCGGCATCGATCGCGCCAGTCGCAACGACATACGCGGCATGAACGAAAATTTTGAACAGGCCCTGCGCCTGGAGCCCAAAGCCTATCAGGTCTATGTCCAGCGCGGTTACGCCCGCTCGATGGTCAAAGATTACAAAGGGGCCGTCGAGGATCAAACCACGGCGTTGCGCCTCAAGCCGGACAGCGCCGAAGCGTACACCAACCGGGGCACCTCCCGCTATCGCCTGGGCGATCGCAAGGGCGCGCGCGCCGACTGGCAAAAGGCGCTCGAAATCTTCCGCCAGAAAGGGGCGGACGAGCAGGCCGAGCAGGTTGCAGCCGTGCTTAGACAGTACAAGTAG
- a CDS encoding NUDIX domain-containing protein, with product MRRAFSVSVFLCRDYRLLLIRHKRLGSWLPVGGEMILGETPLEAAGREVREETGIEALFVHLGDDNDIDGAPPGLLGYEEHHAGSKGVHLNFAFVAFLHDGAIIRPNHEFDEFRWVNLDELVGLRDGNHTPLNVAQLGFKALRRVRAIGLR from the coding sequence ATGCGACGGGCATTTTCGGTGAGTGTGTTTTTGTGCCGTGATTATCGTCTACTGCTCATTCGCCACAAGCGTCTGGGTTCCTGGCTGCCGGTGGGCGGCGAGATGATCCTGGGTGAAACACCCCTGGAGGCGGCCGGCCGCGAGGTGCGCGAGGAGACCGGGATAGAAGCGCTGTTTGTGCACCTGGGTGATGATAACGATATCGACGGCGCACCGCCGGGTTTGCTCGGTTACGAGGAGCACCACGCCGGCAGCAAGGGCGTGCACCTCAATTTTGCATTTGTCGCCTTTTTGCACGACGGGGCGATTATCCGGCCCAACCACGAGTTTGACGAGTTTCGCTGGGTGAATCTCGACGAGCTTGTCGGGTTGCGCGATGGGAACCACACGCCGCTCAACGTCGCCCAACTGGGATTTAAGGCGCTGCGGCGGGTGCGCGCCATCGGGTTGCGCTGA
- the katG gene encoding catalase/peroxidase HPI produces the protein MDAEAKCPMGGGKVEGRAVLFEMTNRLWWPNHLDLSVLHQNPPAGNPMGEGFDYAAEFESLDLAAVKQDIFALMTESQDWWPADYGHYGPLFIRMAWHAAGTYRIGDGRGGAGAGTQRFAPLNSWPDNANLDKARLLLWPIKEKYGRKLSWGDLLILAGNCALESMGCKTAGFAGGRVDVWEPEKDIFWGPEREWLGDERYSGERDLAHPLAAVQMGLIYVNPEGPNGRPDPLAAAHDIRETFGRMAMNDEETVALIAGGHTFGKCHGAADPSQYVGAEPEGASIERQGLGWDNSFGSGRGVHTITSGLEGAWTKNPIQWDNGYFEHLFEYEWELTKSPAGAHQWTPKNPEAANTVPDAHDPDKRHAPMMATTDLAMRADPAYEKISRRFYNNPDELAHAFAEAWYKLTHRDMGPYARLLGPEVPAEPRIWQDPVPASDHPLIDDADIAELKAQILAAGLSIARLVTTAWASASTFRGTDKRGGANGARIRLAPQKDWAVNEPTELATALAKLEAIQQDFNAGQTGGKQVSLADLIVLGGCAAVEQAAKQAGHDITVPFTPGRTDASPDQTDAESFAPLEPKIDGFRNYVGEKSVYSAEEMLVDRAHLLTLSAPEMTVLVGGLRVLGANYGGSKLGVFTERPETLTNDFFVNLLKTSMSMKWEASSDADVFVASDRATGEKKWAGTRVDLIFGSNSQLRALSEAYATADAQQTFLDAFVAAWTKVMNLDRFDLPR, from the coding sequence ATGGACGCTGAAGCGAAGTGCCCGATGGGCGGCGGCAAGGTCGAGGGCCGCGCCGTTCTGTTCGAGATGACGAACCGGCTGTGGTGGCCGAACCATCTGGATCTCTCGGTCCTGCACCAGAATCCGCCCGCCGGTAATCCGATGGGCGAAGGGTTTGATTATGCGGCGGAGTTCGAGAGTCTCGACCTCGCGGCGGTGAAGCAGGACATCTTCGCGCTGATGACAGAGTCGCAGGACTGGTGGCCAGCCGACTACGGCCATTACGGCCCGCTCTTCATTCGCATGGCCTGGCACGCCGCCGGCACCTACCGCATCGGCGATGGTCGCGGCGGCGCGGGTGCCGGCACGCAGCGCTTCGCGCCGCTCAACAGCTGGCCTGACAACGCCAACCTTGACAAGGCGCGCCTGCTGCTCTGGCCGATCAAGGAGAAATACGGGCGCAAGCTCTCCTGGGGCGACCTGCTGATCCTGGCCGGCAATTGCGCGCTGGAGTCGATGGGCTGCAAGACGGCGGGCTTTGCCGGCGGGCGCGTCGATGTCTGGGAGCCCGAGAAGGACATCTTCTGGGGCCCCGAGCGCGAGTGGCTGGGCGATGAGCGCTACAGCGGCGAGCGCGATCTCGCCCACCCGCTGGCCGCGGTGCAGATGGGCCTGATCTACGTCAACCCCGAAGGCCCGAACGGCAGGCCGGACCCGCTGGCTGCCGCGCACGACATCCGCGAGACCTTCGGCCGCATGGCCATGAACGATGAGGAAACCGTCGCGCTGATTGCCGGCGGCCACACCTTCGGCAAGTGCCATGGCGCCGCCGATCCGTCGCAGTATGTTGGTGCTGAGCCTGAGGGCGCGAGCATCGAGCGTCAGGGGCTGGGCTGGGACAACAGCTTCGGCAGCGGGCGCGGCGTGCACACCATCACCAGCGGCCTTGAGGGCGCCTGGACCAAAAACCCGATTCAGTGGGATAACGGCTATTTCGAGCACCTGTTCGAATATGAGTGGGAACTGACGAAGAGCCCGGCGGGTGCGCACCAGTGGACGCCCAAGAATCCGGAAGCGGCGAACACGGTTCCCGATGCGCACGATCCGGACAAGCGGCATGCTCCGATGATGGCGACGACCGATCTCGCGATGCGGGCGGACCCGGCCTATGAGAAGATCTCGCGGCGCTTCTACAACAACCCGGACGAGCTTGCCCATGCCTTCGCCGAGGCGTGGTACAAGCTGACCCATCGCGACATGGGCCCCTACGCGCGCCTTCTCGGCCCCGAGGTTCCGGCCGAACCGCGCATCTGGCAAGATCCGGTGCCGGCGAGCGATCATCCGCTGATCGACGATGCCGACATTGCCGAGCTCAAGGCGCAAATTCTCGCCGCCGGCCTGTCGATCGCGCGCTTGGTCACAACCGCCTGGGCGTCGGCGTCGACGTTCCGCGGCACGGACAAGCGCGGTGGAGCGAACGGTGCGCGCATCCGTCTTGCACCGCAGAAGGACTGGGCGGTCAATGAGCCGACGGAGCTGGCGACGGCACTCGCGAAGCTCGAGGCGATCCAGCAGGACTTCAACGCGGGCCAGACCGGTGGCAAGCAGGTCTCGCTCGCCGACCTGATCGTTCTTGGCGGTTGCGCCGCGGTCGAACAGGCGGCGAAGCAGGCGGGGCACGACATCACCGTGCCGTTCACGCCGGGCCGGACCGACGCCTCGCCGGACCAGACCGACGCGGAATCCTTCGCGCCGCTCGAGCCCAAGATCGACGGCTTCCGCAACTATGTCGGCGAGAAATCGGTCTATTCCGCCGAGGAGATGCTGGTCGATCGCGCTCACCTGCTCACACTGAGCGCGCCCGAGATGACGGTGCTCGTGGGCGGCCTGCGCGTGCTGGGCGCGAACTACGGCGGGTCCAAGCTCGGCGTCTTCACCGAACGCCCGGAGACGCTGACCAACGACTTCTTCGTCAACCTGCTCAAGACGAGCATGAGCATGAAGTGGGAAGCGTCGTCGGATGCCGACGTCTTCGTAGCGAGCGATCGGGCGACCGGTGAGAAGAAGTGGGCTGGCACTCGTGTCGACCTCATCTTCGGTTCGAACTCGCAACTGCGTGCGCTCTCCGAAGCCTACGCGACCGCTGATGCCCAGCAGACCTTCCTCGACGCCTTCGTGGCGGCATGGACCAAGGTGATGAACCTCGACCGGTTCGACCTTCCCCGCTAG
- a CDS encoding VOC family protein, with protein sequence MSSNHVNSQNMKLEVVVFGVSDVDRAKAFYENLSWRLDIDVAEGGDFRGVQMTPHNSEASIIFGKGVTPAEPGSAYSLVLAVGDLDAARDDLIARGVEVSEVFHYAAGPFNNAVENPRVGGRDPQGRSYFSFASFEDPDGNSWLLQEIQTRLPGREWQLTRARATDVPTLADLLRETAEHHDHYEKKHAEHHWWDWYAPYLSARQNGGSPEEAAAAADRYMEVVFHVLSR encoded by the coding sequence ATGAGCAGCAATCACGTAAACAGCCAAAATATGAAGCTCGAAGTCGTGGTGTTCGGCGTTTCCGACGTTGACCGCGCGAAGGCGTTCTACGAGAATCTCAGCTGGCGGCTCGACATTGACGTCGCAGAGGGCGGCGACTTCCGCGGCGTGCAGATGACGCCGCACAACTCGGAAGCCTCGATCATCTTCGGCAAGGGAGTCACACCGGCCGAGCCCGGCTCGGCGTACAGTCTGGTCCTCGCCGTGGGCGACCTCGACGCCGCCCGCGACGACTTGATCGCCCGCGGCGTCGAGGTGAGCGAGGTCTTCCACTACGCCGCCGGCCCCTTCAACAACGCCGTGGAGAACCCGCGCGTCGGCGGGCGCGACCCACAAGGTCGTTCCTACTTCTCGTTTGCCTCGTTCGAGGATCCGGACGGGAACAGCTGGCTGCTCCAGGAGATCCAGACGCGGCTTCCCGGCCGCGAGTGGCAGCTGACGCGGGCACGAGCCACAGACGTTCCAACCCTGGCAGATCTCCTCCGGGAGACGGCGGAGCACCACGACCACTACGAGAAGAAGCACGCCGAGCACCACTGGTGGGACTGGTACGCGCCCTACCTGAGCGCGCGCCAGAATGGCGGCAGTCCAGAGGAGGCCGCCGCCGCCGCTGACCGTTACATGGAAGTGGTTTTTCATGTTCTTTCCAGATGA